A single region of the Oncorhynchus keta strain PuntledgeMale-10-30-2019 chromosome 4, Oket_V2, whole genome shotgun sequence genome encodes:
- the LOC118375711 gene encoding treacle protein-like has translation MLSASTPTQTPPSGEDSSGSDRGSEVSVGAPATETDRFGFILGNGSTAGSEGPSPELVRQREAKWINIISQWDRVLLKNSSKVKEQCQKGIPASLRAKCWPLLCGATDRMLHNKDLYQTLDSRPALQSWVDVIERDLDRQFPFHEMFLSRDGHGQRGLFRVLKAFTQLKPEEGYCQAQGPVAAVLLMNMPTEQAFWCLVQISEQYLPGYYSPLLEGVLFDAAMLTRVLKRTCPAAHKHLQRHGVEPLMFATDWLMCLFTRHLPFNTLLRVWDLFFCYGVRVLFQVAVVLVRRALGRVEQREACEGQMETLERLRGVREQVQQEDDNFIAEVCSVPLSSKDLERQTERELEKWRMERPASTFDPRGRCHGYRMAWARVREREEERNRKEREKGNLSLPLIRSPSLLSLSPSLLRKKWIRGSRTDIGEWEREGRGVRKVSEEVWEERSKGGNLRRRSEMDGSPVRAPGVPCPATEDRAPVETREPFEHKEPIEQEDRRQKTQLTPDSDREPSQQHQLTSDHSVTSQGQGEEQGGLSQTPVSEQHSDSQTQETDHSKDTMQTQEVLNKQSTASANFITVHIVTETKGEAETSKETETCAGAMTEEETAPHTDLKTYTEEETAPDTDLKTDTEEETAPDTDLKTDTEEETAPDTDLKTYTEEETAPDTDLKTYTEEETAPDTDLKTYIEAKTEKERVTETHTDVEIQIRAEAKTEEEMEAEVQKGLHTDKSGETETDMGSKETATQTDVNTDTETDTQQEADVNLEAETDTGSLTERDKGTGTETHTDKEIQARTEIQSHKGTETHTDEKSEAERETALEAHTEPETQEENESAMHIEADTRVEAELGSQIEAETQTDKESEIRVAVYIGIETRTEKATDTNTGTETTMESPHDIQRRTETAKTEVQYTEPSSTIPANQSQVSPELTSTTEPAEERNSSEQKLPEKPQSPVTIRPDQETQKVRESEGEKEKKASTDILPPLHQGKSLTGEFPHIPDNPKSQSQSESPPPADSKADSGNSVSTQIDVSSQRTTPCDGPWATPSGDFRLCKSSSSRRLTRRLSEDLFTKPNQSQPTFTQSNQSNIGFIQSNQPQPTSPIQVPKRPESPKRVTGSNPDTVPSQTGPKSDKGLTDTPRLFGLFRRLKGEQPRQDRKKGEHKVPIPQILIQDFSDGTGEGSTVRGEEEENLSSRERRRKRREQERREKEEEKLQKKREKELEKERKRERRKPQTRGKSFQVLHSSVPLPGNSGSQTFGSKRNSTPSMETYF, from the exons ATGCTGAGTGCGTCCACCCCGACCCAGACGCCCCCCAGCGGAGAGGACAGTTCTGGTTCTGACAGGGGGTCAGAAGTCAGTGTTGGAGCTCCAGCCACAGAGACAGACCGCTTCGGCTTCATCCTGGGGAATGGATCCACTGCTGG GAGTGAAGGCCCGTCCCCTGAGCTcgttagacagagagaggccaAGTGGATCAACATCATAAGCCAATGGGATCGTGTCTTACTAAAAAATTCCAGCAAG GTCAAAGAGCAGTGTCAGAAAGGCATCCCAGCATCCCTCAGGGCTAAATGTTGGCCACTGCTGTGTGGCGCCACAGACAGAATGCTCCACAACAAGGACCTCTATCAG aCTCTGGACTCCAGACCCGCACTCCAGAGCTGGGTGGACGTTATAGAGAGAGACTTAGACCGCCAGTTCCCCTTCCATGAGATGTTCCTCTCCAGAGACGGCCATGG ACAGCGTGGTCTGTTCCGGGTGCTGAAGGCCTTCACTCAGCTGAAGCCTGAGGAGGGCTACTGCCAGGCCCAGGGACCTGTAGCAGCTGTACTGCTGATGAACATGCCTACTGAG CAGGCATTCTGGTGTCTGGTGCAGATCAGTGAACAGTACCTCCCTGGCTACTACAGTCCCCTTCTG GAGGGGGTTCTCTTTGACGCAGCCATGCTGACCAGGGTGCTGAAGAGGACGTGTCCCGCGGCTCACAAGCACCTGCAGAGACACGGCGTGGAGCCTCTGATGTTCGCCACCGATTGGTTGATGTGCCTGTTCACACGCCACCTACCCTTTAACACCTTGCTCAGGGTCTGGGACCTGTTCTTCTGCTACG GAGTGCGTGTGTTGTTCCAGGTGGCGGTGGTGTTGGTGCGCAGGGCTCTGGGCCGGGTGGAGCAGAGGGAGGCGTGCGAGGGCCAGATGGAGACTCTGGAGAGGCTGAGGGGTGTGAGGGAGCAGGTGCAGCAGGAGGACGATAACTTCATTGCAGAG gtgtGTTCTGTTCCCCTGTCGAGTAAGGATCTggagaggcagacggagagagagctggagaagtGGAGAATGGAACGGCCCGCCTCCACCTTTGATCCCCGGGGTCGTTGCCACGGATATCGGATGGCGTGGGCGAGGGttcgagagagggaggaggagaggaacaggaaggagagggagaaagggaacctgtccctccctctgattcgctcgccctccctcctctctctctctccctcgctcctccgCAAGAAGTGGATAAGAGGGAGTAGGACAGACAttggggagtgggagagagaaggcagaggggtGAGGAAGGTTTCAGAGGAGGTGTGGGAGGAGAGAAGCAAGGGAGGGAATCTGAGGAGAAGAAGTGAGATGGATGGTAGTCCAGTGAGGGCTCCGGGTGTTCCATGTCCAGCTACAGAGGACAGGGCCCCAGTGGAAACGAGAGAACCGTTTGAACACAAAGAACCCATAGAACAGGAGGACAGAAGGCAGAAAACCCAGCTGACCCCAGATTCAGACAGAGAACCTTCCCAGCAGCATCAGCTCACCTCGGACCACAGCGTCACCTCACAGGGccagggagaggagcaggggggtCTCAGCCAGACACCAGTCTCTGAGCAGCACAGTGACAGCCAGACACAGGAAACTGACCACAGTAAAGACACCATGCAAACACAGGAAGTACTGAACAAACAGTCAACAGCGAGTGCAAATTTCATCACAGTGCATATAGTGACAGAGACGAAGGGTGAGGCAGAGACAagcaaggagacagagacatgtgCAGGAGCAATGACAGAGGAGGAAACTGCTCCACACACAGACCTgaagacatacacagaggaggaAACTGCTCCAGACACAGACctgaagacagacacagaggaggaaaCTGCTCCAGACACAGACctgaagacagacacagaggaggaaaCTGCTCCAGATACAGACCTgaagacatacacagaggaggaAACTGCTCCAGATACAGACCTgaagacatacacagaggaggaAACTGCTCCAGACACAGACCTGAAGACATACATTGAAGCAAAGACAGAGAAGGAAAGAGTGACAGAGACCCACACAGATGTAGAGATTCAGATACGAGCAGAAGCCAAGacagaggaggaaatggaggCAGAGGTACAGAAAGGACTACACACAGATAAAAGTGGAGAGACCGAGACGGACATGGGGTCAAAAGAGACAGCGACTCAAACAGATGTGAATACAGACacggagacagacacacaacaagaGGCAGATGTAAACTTGGAGGCAGAAACAGACACGGGCTCACTGACCGAGAGAGACAAAGGCactggcacagagacacacaccgaCAAGGAGATACAGGCTCGTACAGAGATCCAGTCACACAAAGGgacggagacacacacagatgaaaaatctgaggcagagagagaaacggCGTTAGAGGCACATACAGAACCAGAGACGCAGGAAGAAAATGAGTCAGCGATGCACATAGAGGCAGACACAAGAGTAGAGGCAGAGTTGGGGTCACAGATTGAGGCAGAAACACAGACGGACAAAGAATCAGAGATACGTGTAGCTGTATACATAGGGATTGAGACGCGCACGGAGAAAGCCACTGACACAAACACAGGGACAGAGACGACCATGGAGTCTCCACATGACATTCAGAGACGCACAGAGACAGCAAAGACGGAGGTACAGTACACAGAGCCCTCTAGCACAATACCAGCCAATCAGAGCCAGGTTTCTCCAGAGTTGACATCCACTACTGAGCCTGCGGAGGAGAGGAACTCATCAGAACAGAAGCTTCCTGAAAAACCCCAGAGTCCAGTCACCATCCGTCCAGATCAGGAGACCCAGAAAGTcagggagagtgaaggagagaaagaaaagaaagcCTCAACTGACATCCTTCCACCATTACATCAGGGGAAATCACTGACAGGTGAATTCCCTCACATACCTGACAACCCAAAGTCACAAAGTCAGAGTGAGTCTCCCCCTCCTGCAGACTCAAAGGCTGACTCTGGCAACTCGGTGTCCACACAAATTGATGTCTCGTCCCAAAGGACTACGCCCTGTGATGGACCGTGGGCAACCCCTTCCGGAGACTTCCGGCTCTGCAAATCCTCCAGCTCTCGGAGGCTCACCCGCAGGCTCTCTGAGGATCTCTTCACTAAGCCCAACCAATCACAACCCACCTTCACACAATCCAATCAATCAAATATAGGCTTCATTCAGTCCAATCAACCACAACCCACATCTCCCATTCAGGTACCAAAGCGCCCAGAATCACCCAAACGGGTGACAGGGAGCAACCCGGACACTGTCCCATCTCAGACTGGGCCTAAATCTGACAAAGGGCTGACCGACACCCCCAGGCTATTTGGTCTCTTCCGCAGGCTCAAAGGGGAGCAACCAAGGCAGGACAGGAAGAAAGGGGAGCACAAAGTCCCCATTCCCCAAATCCTGATCCAGGACTTCAGTGACGGGACAGGTGAGGGGAGCACGGtcaggggggaggaagaggagaacctgagctccagagagaggaggaggaaacggagggagcaggagaggagggagaaagaggaggagaagttacagaagaagagggagaaggagttagagaaagagagaaagagggagaggaggaagcctCAGACGAGGGGGAAGAGTTTTCAGGTGCTACACAGCAGTGTTCCCCTCCCTGGAAACAGTGGCTCACAGACATTTGGTTCCAAAAGAAACTCAACTCCATCTATGGAGACATACTTTTAA